A single region of the Streptomyces caelestis genome encodes:
- a CDS encoding cation:proton antiporter regulatory subunit — protein MSAPRLSSTPLPGIGVRYDLTARDSHRLSVVAHRDGHRTISAYRRDDPDACDLSVRLTAEEAATLIDALMPAHHTPNLLSTTDLGLVAERIELSGSSHWNGRLLGESRIRTDTGASIVAVLRRAEAIPSPAPDFRLAGGDTLIVIGTREGVEAAAVILGRE, from the coding sequence ATGAGCGCGCCGCGCCTCAGCAGTACGCCGTTGCCGGGCATCGGTGTCCGCTACGACCTGACGGCCCGGGACAGCCACCGGCTGTCCGTCGTCGCCCACCGCGACGGACACCGGACCATCAGCGCCTACCGCAGGGACGACCCGGACGCCTGCGACCTGTCGGTGCGTCTGACGGCGGAGGAGGCCGCGACGCTCATCGACGCGCTGATGCCCGCGCACCACACGCCGAACCTGCTGTCCACGACCGACCTGGGGCTCGTCGCCGAGCGGATCGAACTGTCCGGCTCCTCGCACTGGAACGGCCGGCTGCTGGGCGAGTCCCGGATCCGCACCGACACCGGCGCGTCCATCGTGGCGGTGCTGCGCCGGGCCGAGGCGATACCCTCCCCCGCGCCGGACTTCCGGCTCGCCGGCGGTGACACGCTCATCGTCATCGGGACCCGCGAGGGCGTGGAGGCGGCCGCCGTGATACTCGGGCGGGAGTGA